The following coding sequences lie in one Panicum virgatum strain AP13 chromosome 6N, P.virgatum_v5, whole genome shotgun sequence genomic window:
- the LOC120680214 gene encoding disease resistance protein PIK6-NP-like, with protein MEVVGVTTGVMKPLLAKLTKLLGEEYAKLKGARKQIEFLRDELSAMSATLEVLADAEQLNPERRLWRDKLRELAYDLEDCIDGFMARVDDGRDGPTGFIKKCSRKLKKLKARHDIANQIQELKAYVMEASERHKRYNCLEIPSNSSTYCAVDPRLAALYVEIDELVGIDGPKKHIIEWLSMEKKASSAAPKVLSIVGCGGLGKTTLANQVYKNVKGQFSCAAFLSLSRNPDIKKILLKKSILPTIYWTMTRSNPLINSGNTSRIKGKPSHLSVGGLIIFLATI; from the coding sequence ATGGAGGTTGTAGGTGTTACCACGGGAGTGATGAAGCCGCTCCTGGCCAAGCTCACCAAGCTGCTGGGCGAAGAGTACGCCAAGCTCAAAGGTGCTCGCAAGCAGATCGAGTTCTTGAGAGATGAGCTGAGCGCCATGAGTGCCACTCTCGAGGTGCTCGCAGATGCGGAGCAGCTCAACCCTGAAAGGAGGCTCTGGAGGGACAAGCTACGCGAGCTGGCCTATGACCTGGAAGATTGCATCGATGGCTTCATGGCTCGTGTTGACGACGGCCGTGATGGGCCTACGGGCTTCATCAAGAAATGCTCCCGCAAGCTAAAGAAACTGAAAGCGCGCCATGATATTGCCAATCAGATCCAAGAACTCAAGGCCTATGTAATGGAGGCCAGCGAGAGGCACAAGAGGTACAATTGCTTGGAGATCCCTTCCAACTCTAGTACTTATTGTGCTGTTGACCCTCGGCTGGCCGCGCTCTATGTGGAGATAGATGAGCTAGTCGGAATTGATGGTCCCAAGAAGCATATCATTGAGTGGTTATCCATGGAAAAGAAAGCCTCTTCAGCAGCACCTAAAGTCCTCTCAATTGTTGGTTGCGGAGGCCTTGGTAAGACAACTCTTGCAAATCAAGTCTACAAAAATGTAAAAGGCCAGTTTTCTTGTGCTGCTTTTCTCTCGCTTTCTCGAAATCCTGATATCAAAAAGATATTGCTAAAGAAGTCGATATTGCCAACAATATATTGGACGATGACGAGAAGCAACCCATTGATAAACTCAGGGAACACCTCGAGGATAAAAGGTAAGCCCAGTCATCTATCTGTTGGGGGATTGATAATTTTTTTGGCAACTATATGA